In Armatimonadia bacterium, the DNA window ACGAGAGCGAACAGCTCGACGGAGCGCTTGGCGATCTACAGGCTGGAAAGGATGTGACGCCCGTGTATCTGCCGGGCCTCGCGTGGAGAAAGTCCCCAGCGAGCTTCAGCGAACAGCAGCAGAGGGTCCTCCTGGCACTTTCGCACCGGAAGCACATCTGGCGTACTCGGCAGCGTCTGCTCGAGGTGACCGGGCTGCCGCAGGAGGATCTGGATGCGGCACTCAGCGAGCTAATCCGCGCTGATCTCCTTCGGCCGTCGTGCTGCGCGTCACCGCAGGGGAGCCCCAGGCAGCGAGACATCATCTTTGGTCTGAGCGAGCGTGTTGGGTGACGCGAGGCAGAGGGATTGGCAGTTACCTGGTCTATGGCCATACCCGCCATTATGTCGGCATCATACTGGTGCGCGACCTGTACAGAGCCCAGATTCGCTCCAAGCCAGTCGGCTTGGGTCAGCGCCTCATCGACATCCCAAGTGAAGTAGGTGGTGCTGCGGGCGTCCTGCTTCCCGGCCAGGGCCCCGTCCGCTTGCCACTGGTAGTAGGTCAGCGCACCGCCGGTACTCCCCTCCAGCGTCAACTGGTTCAGCGTGTTGTACTGGTAGTAGGTCGTCTCGCCGTTCTTCGTCAGTTGCCTGCGGTCTCCTGCCGCGTCGAAGCGGCAGTCGAAGGCATACAGGCCCTGGCCCGAGCCGTCCAGATCGTCCTCCCTGGCCAACCGCCCCGCGGCGTCGTAGCGGTAGTAGATGCTGGTGCCGTCCTCGCGCACGATCTTGGTCCGACGCGCGTCGTCGTAGCCGTAGTACAGGCTCTCCAGCAGCCCGCACGATCATCTGGACAAAGCGAAGCGAGATCATCACCCCGAGGACCAAGGCCGTGGGCCCTGCACGCCGGACCGGGTTGTACAGACCTGTTCGCAGTGGTGCGGGGCTGAGAGCAGGGCCGCGCAGGTGTGGGGGCATGCCGAGGGGAAAGGCTCGCGAGGTTCGCGAGTACACTTCGGCCGGCCGTCTGCCAGGCATGGCCCAGGGAGGCACTGCTGTGAGCAAGGTCAAGTTCGGCGTCATCGGTCTCGGATGGTTCGGCGAGAAACACTGCGAGGCGCTGGCCTCCCTTCCCAACGTGGAGCTGTACTCGCTGTGCACGCGCACCAAGTCGCGCCTGAAGGAAGTCGCGCAGCGCTTCGGCGTGAAGAAGACCTTCACCGACTACAACGAGATGCTGGCCGACCCGGAGCTGGAAGCGGTCAACATCGTCACCATGTGGGACCAGCACGCCGCTCCGACACTGGCCGCGCTCAAGGCGGGCAAGCACGTGTTCTGCGAGAAGCCCATGGCCTCGACCATGGCCGACTGCAGAAAGATGGTGGCAGCCGCGCAGAAGGCCAAGGGCTTCTTCATGGTGGGGCACATATGCCGCTTCAATCCGCGCTATGCCCTCGCCAAGCGTGCAATCGAGGAGGGGCGGATCGGCAAGATCGTGTCCATGTCCGCCCGGCGCAACCTCCCGCGCTGGATTGTTACCGGGGTGCTGCCGAAGAACGGCCCCATCATCGGCGACGGCGTCCACGACACTGACCTGATGCTGTGGCTCACCGGGGCAAAGATCGTCAGTGCCTACGCCCAGACCGTGGAAATCCGGGGCCTGGGGAACCCCGACATCGGCCAGACCATGTACCGCTTCGACTCCGGCGCTACCGCGATCCTGGAGCAG includes these proteins:
- a CDS encoding Gfo/Idh/MocA family oxidoreductase, translating into MPRGKAREVREYTSAGRLPGMAQGGTAVSKVKFGVIGLGWFGEKHCEALASLPNVELYSLCTRTKSRLKEVAQRFGVKKTFTDYNEMLADPELEAVNIVTMWDQHAAPTLAALKAGKHVFCEKPMASTMADCRKMVAAAQKAKGFFMVGHICRFNPRYALAKRAIEEGRIGKIVSMSARRNLPRWIVTGVLPKNGPIIGDGVHDTDLMLWLTGAKIVSAYAQTVEIRGLGNPDIGQTMYRFDSGATAILEQVWFLPENSAMQIDERLEVVGTEGSIQVNDTTPNFFVCDKDGVRYPDTTYWSTYYGKLWGALPAELQYFADCCLKGEPPTVVPAEESMAAVEACLAAEKSAATGRIVKL